One Camelina sativa cultivar DH55 chromosome 3, Cs, whole genome shotgun sequence genomic window carries:
- the LOC104761132 gene encoding unconventional prefoldin RPB5 interactor-like isoform X1, whose amino-acid sequence MEPPAKGTVTPLASLFSEEEARKAASYVEEKIGEKRVEMNRLQQFVDENDNLINLVKKLPDQLHHNVMVPFGKIAFFPGRLIHTNECLVLLGENYYTDRSSKQTVDFLKRRDKTLQSQIHSLKAEIEDFQTEASFFSTTASEAAEGLVEIREEYVEEDASAAVIHSSGKEPSALPGGETEDGEPEDDVFARIMARLNELEMEEEQEGEDVDDRSEEHDSPIESAEESEHALVKGIRGETDRNSIEYRRQETTVSFATKASSHSSSTSEPMVSKPRVKAKVIEVIPEKNPHKVLDDPLNCIGPAPQYLSKVDQSRGGTPQQNAGTWRDFQATSSVSRAKAKTNVAGPQKIESPMQKTETEFDSTKAFTGSIVEHAHNLQTSTHSQTQSSASQPSKPVSRFKAQRR is encoded by the exons ATGGAGCCGCCGGCGAAAGGAACTGTGACGCCGTTAGCGTCGTTGTTCTCAGAGGAGGAAGCACGGAAAGCAGCAAGTTACGTGGAGGAGAAAATCGGAGAGAAGCGAGTAGAGATGAATCGTCTCCAACAGTTCGTAGATGAAAACGACAATCTCATCAATCTCGTCAAGAAGCTTCCCGATCAGCTCCATCACAACGTTATG GTTCCTTTCGGCAAAATCGCTTTTTTCCCAGGTCGATTGATCCACACCAACGAGTGTTTG GTGTTGTTGGGAGAGAATTACTATACTGATAGATCATCGAAACAAACTGTTGACTTCttgaagagaagagacaagACTTTACAGTCTCAAATTCATTCTCTTAAAGCTGAGATTGAAGATTTTCAAACGGAGGCTTCATTCTTCTCTACAACTGCCTCTGAAGCAGCG GAAGGACTTGTTGAGATAAGAGAAGAGTATGTAGAAGAAGATGCCTCTGCAGCTGTGATTCATTCAAGTGGAAAAGAGCCTTCTGCTCTTCCTGGAGGAGAGACTGAAGATGGTGAACCTGAAGACGATGTTTTTGCACGAATCATGGCCAGGTTGAATGAACTTGAAATGGAAGAAGAACAGGAGGGTGAGGATGTGGACGATAGAAGTGAAGAGCATGATTCTCCTATAGAAAGTGCGGAGGAGAGCGAGCACGCTTTGGTGAAAGGAATTAGAGGTGAGACAGACCGCAACAGTATTGAATACAGGAGACAGGAAACTACCGTATCTTTTGCTACGAAAGCTTCCAGCCATAGCTCTTCCACTAGCGAACCCATGGTTTCAAAG CCAAGAGTCAAAGCCAAAGTTATTGAAGTGATACCGGAGAAAAATCCACACAAAGTCCTAGATGATCCGCTCAAT TGTATCGGACCAGCGCCACAATATCTTTCCAAAG TAGATCAATCACGTGGCGGAACCCCCCAGCAAAACGCTGGAACATGGAGAGACTTTCAAGCGACCTCTTCTGTTTCCAGAGCAAAGGCAAAAACCAATGTTGCAGGACCACAAAAGATTGAG tCACCTATGCAGAAAACAGAAACCGAGTTTGATTCTACCAAG GCTTTTACGGGATCGATCGTAGAGCATGCCCATAATCTACAGACCAGCACACACAGCCAAACGCAG TCTTCAGCGTCTCAACCATCAAAACCAGTTTCAAGATTTAAGGCCCAGAGAAGGTAG
- the LOC104761132 gene encoding unconventional prefoldin RPB5 interactor-like isoform X2, with protein sequence MEPPAKGTVTPLASLFSEEEARKAASYVEEKIGEKRVEMNRLQQFVDENDNLINLVKKLPDQLHHNVMVPFGKIAFFPGRLIHTNECLVLLGENYYTDRSSKQTVDFLKRRDKTLQSQIHSLKAEIEDFQTEASFFSTTASEAAEGLVEIREEYVEEDASAAVIHSSGKEPSALPGGETEDGEPEDDVFARIMARLNELEMEEEQEGEDVDDRSEEHDSPIESAEESEHALVKGIRGETDRNSIEYRRQETTVSFATKASSHSSSTSEPMVSKPRVKAKVIEVIPEKNPHKVLDDPLNCIGPAPQYLSKDQSRGGTPQQNAGTWRDFQATSSVSRAKAKTNVAGPQKIESPMQKTETEFDSTKAFTGSIVEHAHNLQTSTHSQTQSSASQPSKPVSRFKAQRR encoded by the exons ATGGAGCCGCCGGCGAAAGGAACTGTGACGCCGTTAGCGTCGTTGTTCTCAGAGGAGGAAGCACGGAAAGCAGCAAGTTACGTGGAGGAGAAAATCGGAGAGAAGCGAGTAGAGATGAATCGTCTCCAACAGTTCGTAGATGAAAACGACAATCTCATCAATCTCGTCAAGAAGCTTCCCGATCAGCTCCATCACAACGTTATG GTTCCTTTCGGCAAAATCGCTTTTTTCCCAGGTCGATTGATCCACACCAACGAGTGTTTG GTGTTGTTGGGAGAGAATTACTATACTGATAGATCATCGAAACAAACTGTTGACTTCttgaagagaagagacaagACTTTACAGTCTCAAATTCATTCTCTTAAAGCTGAGATTGAAGATTTTCAAACGGAGGCTTCATTCTTCTCTACAACTGCCTCTGAAGCAGCG GAAGGACTTGTTGAGATAAGAGAAGAGTATGTAGAAGAAGATGCCTCTGCAGCTGTGATTCATTCAAGTGGAAAAGAGCCTTCTGCTCTTCCTGGAGGAGAGACTGAAGATGGTGAACCTGAAGACGATGTTTTTGCACGAATCATGGCCAGGTTGAATGAACTTGAAATGGAAGAAGAACAGGAGGGTGAGGATGTGGACGATAGAAGTGAAGAGCATGATTCTCCTATAGAAAGTGCGGAGGAGAGCGAGCACGCTTTGGTGAAAGGAATTAGAGGTGAGACAGACCGCAACAGTATTGAATACAGGAGACAGGAAACTACCGTATCTTTTGCTACGAAAGCTTCCAGCCATAGCTCTTCCACTAGCGAACCCATGGTTTCAAAG CCAAGAGTCAAAGCCAAAGTTATTGAAGTGATACCGGAGAAAAATCCACACAAAGTCCTAGATGATCCGCTCAAT TGTATCGGACCAGCGCCACAATATCTTTCCAAAG ATCAATCACGTGGCGGAACCCCCCAGCAAAACGCTGGAACATGGAGAGACTTTCAAGCGACCTCTTCTGTTTCCAGAGCAAAGGCAAAAACCAATGTTGCAGGACCACAAAAGATTGAG tCACCTATGCAGAAAACAGAAACCGAGTTTGATTCTACCAAG GCTTTTACGGGATCGATCGTAGAGCATGCCCATAATCTACAGACCAGCACACACAGCCAAACGCAG TCTTCAGCGTCTCAACCATCAAAACCAGTTTCAAGATTTAAGGCCCAGAGAAGGTAG
- the LOC104761146 gene encoding switch 2-like isoform X2 — protein MVAFLAMTCKTIQTIAFLAGVYGKDGDAGDTFVSESEKGPVLIICPSSIIHNWESEFSRWASFFKVSVYHGSNRDMILEKLKARGVEVLVTSFDTFRIQGPVLSGINWEIVIADEAHRLKNEKSKLYEACLEIKTKKRIGLTGTVMQNKIGELFNLFDWVAPGSLGTREHFREFYDEPLKLGQRATAPERFVQIADKRKQHLVSLLRKYLLRRTKDETIGHLMMGKEDNVVFCQMSQLQKRVYQRMLQLPEIQCLVNKDNPCACGSPLKQSECCRRIIPDGTMWSYLHRDNPDGCDSCPFCLVLPCLLKLQQISNHLELIKPNPKDEPEKQKKDAEFVSAVFGSDIDLVGGVSASKSFMDLSDVKHCGKMRALEKLMASWISKGDKILLFSYSVRMLDILEKFLIRKGYSFARLDGSTPTNLRQSLVDDFNASPSKQVFLISTKAGGLGLNLVSANRVVIFDPNWNPSHDLQAQDRSFRYGQKRHVVVFRLLSAGSLEELVYTRQVYKQQLSNIAVSGKMETRYFEGVQDCKEFQGELFGISNLFRDLSDKLFTSDIVELHRDSNIHENKRSLLEEGVSEDEKDEEVLCSYKPETEKPILKDLGIVYAHRNEDIVNGERTTTSISTSQRLNGDSNGDENLECADRKKKKRKGCSEEVDLSSSNREQKREKYKMLAEFKGMEILDFSRWVLSASPFDRERLLQDILERVK, from the exons ATGGTGGCATTCTTGGCGATGACAT GCAAGACCATTCAGACAATTGCATTTCTTGCTGGAGTGTATGGAAAAGATGGTGACGCTGGTGATACTTTTGTTTCGGAGTCTGAAAAGGGTCCTGTACTAATTATCTGTCCTTCTTCGATTATCCATAATTGGGAGAGTGAGTTTTCTCGATGGGCGAGCTTCTTCAAGGTTTCAGTGTACCACGGATCAAACCGAGATATGATTCTTGAGAAACTCAAGGCACGGGGTGTTGAGGTACTTGTAACCAGCTTTGATACTTTTCGAATCCAAGGCCCTGTTTTGTCCGGGATTAATTGGGAGATAGTGATTGCTGATGAGGCACATCGGCTAAAgaatgaaaaatctaaactttatgAGGCGTGCCTTGAGATCAAGACGAAGAAAAGAATTGGTCTCACAGGTACTGTGATGCAGAACAAGATTGGTGAGCTATTCAACCTTTTTGACTGGGTAGCGCCAGGGTCACTAGGCACTCGTGAACATTTCCGAGAATTCTATGACGAACCGCTTAAGCTAGGGCAGAGAGCGACTGCTCCGGAAAGATTTGTACAGATTGCAGATAAGAGGAAACAGCATTTAGTCAGCCTTCTGCGTAAGTATTTGTTGAGGAGAACGAAGGACGAGACAATTGGGCATCTGATGATGGGGAAAGAGGATAATGTAGTCTTCTGTCAAATGAGTCAATTGCAGAAACGGGTGTATCAAAGAATGCTGCAGCTACCTGAAATTCAGTGCCTTGTGAATAAGGACAATCCATGTGCTTGTGGAAGCCCCCTTAAGCAATCTGAGTGCTGCAGAAGGATTATTCCTGATGGAACTATGTGGAGTTACCTTCATAGAGACAATCCTGACGGCTGTGATTCTTGTCCTTTCTGCTTGGTGCTTCCATGCCTTTTGAAACTTCAGCAGATAAGCAATCATCTGGAGCTTattaaaccaaacccaaaagatGAGCCagaaaaacagaagaaggaCGCAGAGTTTGTATCTGCAGTGTTTGGGTCAGATATTGATCTAGTAGGAGGAGTTTCCGCAAGCAAGAGCTTCATGGACCTTAGTGATGTTAAACATTGTGGGAAAATGAGAGCTTTGGAGAAGTTGATGGCTTCTTGGATTTCAAAGGGTGATAAGATACTTCTATTCAGTTATTCTGTCAG GATGCTGGACATACTGGAGAAGTTTCTAATTAGAAAAGGTTATAGCTTTGCAAGACTTGATGGTTCTACTCCGACTAATCTGCGACAGTCTCTTGTAGATGATTTCAATGCGAGTCCTAGCAAACAGGTTTTTCTGATATCAACTAAAGCTGGTGGGTTGGGACTAAACCTTGTGAGTGCGAACCGTGTGGTTATATTTGACCCAAACTGGAACCCATCTCATGACTTGCAAGCACAAGATAGATCATTTCGATATGGACAGAAACGTCATGTGGTTGTTTTTCGTTTGTTGAGTGCTGGGTCCCTTGAGGAACTAGTTTATACAAGACAAGTATACAAACAACAGCTTTCAAACATTGCGGTTTCAGGGAAAATGGAGACAAGGTACTTTGAAGGCGTCCAG GACTGTAAAGAGTTTCAAGGCGAGCTATTTGGGATTTCAAATCTGTTCCGTGATCTCTCTGATAAGCTCTTCACTAGCGATATTGTTGAGTTGCATAGGGATAGTAACATCCATGAGAATAAGAGATCATTGCTTGAGGAAGGTGTTTCAGAAGATGAAAAAGACGAAGAGGTCTTGTGCTCTTATAAACCCGAAACAGAGAAACCTATCCTTAAAGACTTGG GCATTGTGTATGCACATCGAAATGAAGACATCGTCAACGGTGAAAGGACAACAACATCAATATCAACATCTCAGAGGTTAAATGGAGATAGTAATGGTGATGAGAACTTAGAGTGTGCGgatcgaaagaagaagaagagaaaaggttGTAGTGAAGAGGTGGATTTGTCTTCTTcaaacagagaacaaaaaagagagaagtacAAGATGTTAGCCGAGTTTAAAGGCATGGAGATACTGGATTTTAGTAGATGGGTACTGTCAGCTTCTCCATTTGATAGAGAGAGGCTACTTCAAGACATTTTAGAAAGAGTCAAGTAA
- the LOC104761146 gene encoding switch 2-like isoform X1: protein MSLLHTFKETLKPCGTFPSLSSLRISSTQELEPPRKPPKSSLSQQLLRLDDSYFLPSKHESKISKPEVEGFDHGEDYHKRNIKFEDEEEEDEDDETSIEFGRPGLNRAEFDYTGPYEPLVLSSIGEIPIIKVPASINCRLLEHQREGVTFLCNLYKNNHGGILGDDMGLGKTIQTIAFLAGVYGKDGDAGDTFVSESEKGPVLIICPSSIIHNWESEFSRWASFFKVSVYHGSNRDMILEKLKARGVEVLVTSFDTFRIQGPVLSGINWEIVIADEAHRLKNEKSKLYEACLEIKTKKRIGLTGTVMQNKIGELFNLFDWVAPGSLGTREHFREFYDEPLKLGQRATAPERFVQIADKRKQHLVSLLRKYLLRRTKDETIGHLMMGKEDNVVFCQMSQLQKRVYQRMLQLPEIQCLVNKDNPCACGSPLKQSECCRRIIPDGTMWSYLHRDNPDGCDSCPFCLVLPCLLKLQQISNHLELIKPNPKDEPEKQKKDAEFVSAVFGSDIDLVGGVSASKSFMDLSDVKHCGKMRALEKLMASWISKGDKILLFSYSVRMLDILEKFLIRKGYSFARLDGSTPTNLRQSLVDDFNASPSKQVFLISTKAGGLGLNLVSANRVVIFDPNWNPSHDLQAQDRSFRYGQKRHVVVFRLLSAGSLEELVYTRQVYKQQLSNIAVSGKMETRYFEGVQDCKEFQGELFGISNLFRDLSDKLFTSDIVELHRDSNIHENKRSLLEEGVSEDEKDEEVLCSYKPETEKPILKDLGIVYAHRNEDIVNGERTTTSISTSQRLNGDSNGDENLECADRKKKKRKGCSEEVDLSSSNREQKREKYKMLAEFKGMEILDFSRWVLSASPFDRERLLQDILERVK, encoded by the exons ATGTCGTTGTTACACACTTTCAAAGAGACCTTGAAGCCCTGTGGTACTTTTCCGTCATTGTCATCGTTGCGAATCTCATCGACCCAAGAATTAGAACCGCCGAGAAAGCCTCCCAAATCGTCTCTCTCACAGCAGCTTCTGCGTCTCGATGATTCCTACTTCTTACCCTCGAAGCACGAATCTAAAATCTCCAAACCCGAGGTCGAAGGTTTTGATCATGGCGAAGATTATCACAAAAGAAATATCaagtttgaagatgaagaagaagaagatgaagacgatgagACATCGATTGAATTCGGCAGACCGGGATTAAACCGGGCTGAATTTGACTATACCGGGCCTTATGAACCACTTGTGCTGTCATCAATCGGAGAGATTCCGATCATAAAG GTACCTGCTTCTATCAACTGTAGATTACTTGAACACCAGCGAGAGGGAGTCACGTTTCTGTGTAATCTCTATAAAAACAACCATGGTGGCATTCTTGGCGATGACAT GGGATTAGGCAAGACCATTCAGACAATTGCATTTCTTGCTGGAGTGTATGGAAAAGATGGTGACGCTGGTGATACTTTTGTTTCGGAGTCTGAAAAGGGTCCTGTACTAATTATCTGTCCTTCTTCGATTATCCATAATTGGGAGAGTGAGTTTTCTCGATGGGCGAGCTTCTTCAAGGTTTCAGTGTACCACGGATCAAACCGAGATATGATTCTTGAGAAACTCAAGGCACGGGGTGTTGAGGTACTTGTAACCAGCTTTGATACTTTTCGAATCCAAGGCCCTGTTTTGTCCGGGATTAATTGGGAGATAGTGATTGCTGATGAGGCACATCGGCTAAAgaatgaaaaatctaaactttatgAGGCGTGCCTTGAGATCAAGACGAAGAAAAGAATTGGTCTCACAGGTACTGTGATGCAGAACAAGATTGGTGAGCTATTCAACCTTTTTGACTGGGTAGCGCCAGGGTCACTAGGCACTCGTGAACATTTCCGAGAATTCTATGACGAACCGCTTAAGCTAGGGCAGAGAGCGACTGCTCCGGAAAGATTTGTACAGATTGCAGATAAGAGGAAACAGCATTTAGTCAGCCTTCTGCGTAAGTATTTGTTGAGGAGAACGAAGGACGAGACAATTGGGCATCTGATGATGGGGAAAGAGGATAATGTAGTCTTCTGTCAAATGAGTCAATTGCAGAAACGGGTGTATCAAAGAATGCTGCAGCTACCTGAAATTCAGTGCCTTGTGAATAAGGACAATCCATGTGCTTGTGGAAGCCCCCTTAAGCAATCTGAGTGCTGCAGAAGGATTATTCCTGATGGAACTATGTGGAGTTACCTTCATAGAGACAATCCTGACGGCTGTGATTCTTGTCCTTTCTGCTTGGTGCTTCCATGCCTTTTGAAACTTCAGCAGATAAGCAATCATCTGGAGCTTattaaaccaaacccaaaagatGAGCCagaaaaacagaagaaggaCGCAGAGTTTGTATCTGCAGTGTTTGGGTCAGATATTGATCTAGTAGGAGGAGTTTCCGCAAGCAAGAGCTTCATGGACCTTAGTGATGTTAAACATTGTGGGAAAATGAGAGCTTTGGAGAAGTTGATGGCTTCTTGGATTTCAAAGGGTGATAAGATACTTCTATTCAGTTATTCTGTCAG GATGCTGGACATACTGGAGAAGTTTCTAATTAGAAAAGGTTATAGCTTTGCAAGACTTGATGGTTCTACTCCGACTAATCTGCGACAGTCTCTTGTAGATGATTTCAATGCGAGTCCTAGCAAACAGGTTTTTCTGATATCAACTAAAGCTGGTGGGTTGGGACTAAACCTTGTGAGTGCGAACCGTGTGGTTATATTTGACCCAAACTGGAACCCATCTCATGACTTGCAAGCACAAGATAGATCATTTCGATATGGACAGAAACGTCATGTGGTTGTTTTTCGTTTGTTGAGTGCTGGGTCCCTTGAGGAACTAGTTTATACAAGACAAGTATACAAACAACAGCTTTCAAACATTGCGGTTTCAGGGAAAATGGAGACAAGGTACTTTGAAGGCGTCCAG GACTGTAAAGAGTTTCAAGGCGAGCTATTTGGGATTTCAAATCTGTTCCGTGATCTCTCTGATAAGCTCTTCACTAGCGATATTGTTGAGTTGCATAGGGATAGTAACATCCATGAGAATAAGAGATCATTGCTTGAGGAAGGTGTTTCAGAAGATGAAAAAGACGAAGAGGTCTTGTGCTCTTATAAACCCGAAACAGAGAAACCTATCCTTAAAGACTTGG GCATTGTGTATGCACATCGAAATGAAGACATCGTCAACGGTGAAAGGACAACAACATCAATATCAACATCTCAGAGGTTAAATGGAGATAGTAATGGTGATGAGAACTTAGAGTGTGCGgatcgaaagaagaagaagagaaaaggttGTAGTGAAGAGGTGGATTTGTCTTCTTcaaacagagaacaaaaaagagagaagtacAAGATGTTAGCCGAGTTTAAAGGCATGGAGATACTGGATTTTAGTAGATGGGTACTGTCAGCTTCTCCATTTGATAGAGAGAGGCTACTTCAAGACATTTTAGAAAGAGTCAAGTAA